A genomic window from Elaeis guineensis isolate ETL-2024a chromosome 3, EG11, whole genome shotgun sequence includes:
- the LOC105041449 gene encoding LOW QUALITY PROTEIN: LRR receptor-like serine/threonine-protein kinase EFR (The sequence of the model RefSeq protein was modified relative to this genomic sequence to represent the inferred CDS: inserted 2 bases in 2 codons) has translation MAASHSVDRESVLFLDGVCVEFCLSRDVWVELFGTFSQDDMGCKYRTSSVPPRRFSVTWAQGMETNTRSRIIVFVPLLLCVLLLETFQPPTATAVSTQQRRNNATDWSSLLAFRSLISDDPLGSLASWNDSLHFCRWGGVTCGRRHPERVTAIELESLGLVGLLSPFLANLTFLRRISLSNNRFKGHIPEDFGRLRRLRYLNLTLNSLGGVIPSALGRCSHLRVISLRGNALQGDIPSALGRCSHLRVIGLRDNALQGGIPAELGNLPRLTVLQLGFNNLTGDIPPSFGNLPLLAILDLSQNSLTGVIPPSLGNLSNLVYLAMYNNNLSGVIPPSLGNLSNLVYLAMYNNNLSGVIPPSLGSLPLLNSLDLSYNRLTGAIPPSLGNLSFLDYLALDSNVLYGVIPPSLSNLSNLVHLLVYNNSLSGVIPTSFGSLPFLISLDLSYNSFTGAIPPSLGNLSYLQVLEISSNNLHGGIPSSLGKLSSLALFHCVENHLSGEIPASLGQLSSLIHLDVGLNELSGSIPSSLYNLSALVDLGIEFNQLTGTLPSDIGNALPNLQKFLVSQNQLTGPIPASLANASALQDIEFDFNSFTGTIPSSLGKLQSLYWLDVAANQLEAKDITGWSFMMALTNCTNLQLLHVRLNMLGGRMPTSIANLSTRLESLALDNNQISGVIPDGIGKLINLNYLDMGTNLLQGSLLPEIGKLWRLQYLNLGENMISGEIPCTFGNLTKIDRLYLQQNDLEGNIPSVFGNFQNLELWNLSSNKLTGAIPKEVMGLSSLSIFLDLSHNLLNGSIHSEVGNLKNIGKLDLSHNKLSGQLPGAIGECQILTSLHMEFNLLEGEIPXPFSNLKGLQELDLSHNLLSGRIPIYLEGFIYLQSLNLSFNNFEGDVPKEGIFSNLSAISLGGNDRLCGGIPELHLPACSIETPGKGHKSFAHKAIIISVAGAVFCLIILLCFFVARKWIPKSRMKSLSIFRLRDMHVQVSYDELSRATNRFSSANLIGAGSFGSVYKGIIVDHGSERIVAVKVLNLQRYGACRSFMAECKALRNIRHRNLVKIFTSCSSVDHHGNDFKALVFKFMPNGSLEEWLHPNAHEDHQCRSLSLIQRLNIAIDIALALEYLHNLGPTPIVHCDLKPSNVXLDNDLTARVGDFGLARFLVQTHGESSQSSSSTVGIKGTIGYVPPEYGIGNQASTAGDVYSYGILLLEIFIGKRPTDDKFKDGLNLHKYVQMAFPEQVMDIIDPRLFSAEEHEECIVSVIKYGLLCSKESPEERLEMTEVAKEMVAIRDKFLKGLNP, from the exons ATGGCTGCATCGCATTCTGTGGACCGAGAATCCGTGCTCTTTTTGGATGGTGTTTGTGTGGAATTTTGCCTTTCACGTGACGTCTGGGTCGAATTATTCGGGACTTTTTCACAAGATGATATGGGGTGTAAATATCGGACGAGTTCAGTTCCGCCGAGGAGATTCTCAGTAACGTGGGCGCAGGGGATGGAGACGAATACTCGTAGCAGGATCATCGTCTTCGTCCCTTTGTTGCTGTGTGTGTTGCTCCTGGAGACCTTTCAGCCTCCTACCGCAACTGCTGTGTCCACCCAGCAGCGTCGAAACAATGCAACCGACTGGTCCTCGCTCCTCGCCTTCAGATCCCTGATATCTGATGATCCACTAGGGTCTCTGGCCTCATGGAATGACTCTCTCCATTTTTGCCGGTGGGGAGGTGTTACGTGCGGTCGTCGTCACCCGGAAAGGGTCACGGCCATCGAACTCGAGTCTCTCGGCCTGGTTGGTCTCCTATCACCTTTCCTTGCCAACCTCACCTTCCTCCGGAGAATCAGCCTTTCAAACAACCGGTTCAAGGGACACATCCCGGAAGATTTTGGTCGCTTGCGCCGGCTCCGATATCTCAACCTGACCCTCAACTCCCTCGGAGGAGTGATTCCATCCGCTCTGGGCCGGTGCTCCCATCTCAGAGTCATCAGTTTGAGAGGCAATGCACTGCAAGGTGACATTCCATCCGCTCTGGGCCGGTGCTCCCATCTCAGAGTCATCGGTTTGAGGGACAATGCactgcaag GTGGAATCCCTGCGGAGCTCGGCAATCTTCCGAGGCTTACTGTGCTGCAATTGGGCTTCAACAATCTCACAGGGGACATCCCGCCTTCTTTTGGAAACCTTCCCCTCCTGGCCATTCTAGATCTCTCTCAAAACAGCCTTACTGGAGTCATCCCACCTTCACTCGGCAACCTATCCAACCTGGTCTATCTTGCTATGTATAATAACAATCTATCCGGAGTCATCCCACCTTCACTCGGCAACCTATCCAACCTGGTCTATCTTGCTATGTATAATAACAATCTATCCGGAGTCATCCCACCTTCTTTGGGGAGCCTCCCCTTGCTGAATAGCCTTGATCTCTCGTATAACAGACTCACGGGAGCCATCCCACCTTCTCTTGGGAACCTATCCTTTCTGGATTATCTTGCTCTTGATAGTAATGTTCTTTATGGAGTCATCCCACCTTCACTCAGCAACCTCTCCAATCTGGTCCATCTTCTTGTGTATAATAACAGTCTATCTGGAGTCATACCAACTTCTTTTGGGAGCCTCCCCTTCCTGATTAGCCTTGATCTCTCGTACAATAGCTTCACGGGTGCCATCCCACCTTCTCTTGGGAACCTCTCCTATCTGCAGGTCCTTGAAATATCCAGTAATAATCTCCATGGAGGCATCCCATCTTCGTTGGGGAAACTGTCCTCTCTCGCTCTATTTCACTGCGTCGAGAACCATCTTTCGGGCGAGATTCCAGCTTCATTGGGACAACTCTCTTCTCTTATACATCTTGATGTTGGGCTCAACGAGTTGTCTGGTTCCATACCTTCCTCCCTCTACAATCTCTCGGCCCTCGTCGACTTGGGCATCGAATTTAATCAGCTCACGGGCACTCTTCCATCAGACATTGGCAATGCTCTTCCcaaccttcaaaaatttttggtgTCCCAAAATCAACTCACTGGACCGATACCTGCGTCGCTGGCCAATGCTTCTGCACTCCAAGACATCGAATTTGATTTTAATAGCTTCACCGGCACGATTCCTTCGAGCCTAGGAAAACTGCAGAGCCTTTATTGGCTTGATGTCGCCGCCAATCAACTAGAAGCGAAGGATATCACTGGCTGGAGTTTCATGATGGCTTTAACCAACTGCACGAATTTGCAATTACTACATGTACGACTCAATATGCTTGGAGGCAGGATGCCCACTTCAATCGCCAATCTTTCCACGAGGCTCGAATCTTTGGCGCTCGATAATAACCAGATATCCGGAGTAATACCTGACGGGATCGGgaagttgatcaacctaaattaccTTGATATGGGTACCAACCTTCTCCAAGGCAGTCTTCTTCCAGAAATTGGGAAGCTCTGGAGATTGCAATACTTGAATTTGGGAGAAAACATGATTTCCGGAGAAATTCCGTGCACATTTGGTAACCTCACCAAAATAGACAGACTGTATCTCCAACAAAATGACTTGGAAGGGAACATTCCATCGGTCTTTGGCAACTTCCAAAATCTAGAGTTGTGGAACCTCTCATCCAACAAGCTCACTGGTGCCATACCAAAAGAAGTTATGGGCCTTTCTTCACTCTCCATCTTCCTAGACTTGTCCCATAATCTGTTGAACGGGTCCATACACTCAGAAGTTGGTAATCTGAAAAATATCGGAAAGCTCGATCTCTCTCACAACAAATTATCTGGCCAGCTACCTGGCGCCATTGGTGAATGCCAGATCTTGACAAGCCTCCATATGGAATTCAACTTGCTTGAAGGAGAAATTC TCCCTTTTAGCAACTTAAAAGGGCTTCAGGAGCTAGATCTTTCACACAACTTATTATCTGGTCGTATACCGATATACCTTGAAGGATTTATTTACCTACAGTCTTTGAATCTATCTTTCAACAATTTCGAGGGTGACGTGCCAAAAGAAGGGATATTCAGCAATCTGAGTGCGATTTCACTCGGTGGAAATGATCGACTTTGTGGCGGAATTCCTGAACTGCACTTGCCAGCCTGCTCTATTGAAACCCCTGGGAAAGGACATAAATCTTTTGCACACAAGGCAATCATTATTTCAGTTGCCGGTGCGGTTTTCTGTTTGATTATACTACTATGCTTCTTTGTTGCTCGTAAATGGATACCAAAGTCTAGAATGAAATCGCTGTCTATATTTCGGTTGAGAGATATGCACGTGCAAGTGTCTTATGATGAGCTTTCCAGAGCTACTAATAGATTCTCTTCAGCTAATTTGATAGGCGCAGGAAGTTTCGGTTCGGTCTATAAAGGAATAATTGTGGATCATGGTAGTGAAAGAATTGTTGCCGTGAAGGTGCTCAACCTCCAACGGTATGGAGCTTGCAGGAGTTTTATGGCTGAATGCAAAGCCCTGAGAAACATCCGGCATCGAAACCTCGTCAAGATCTTCACTTCGTGCTCGAGTGTAGATCACCATGGTAATGATTTTAAAGCTTTAGTTTTCAAATTCATGCCTAATGGGAGTCTAGAAGAGTGGTTGCATCCGAACGCACATGAGGATCATCAATGTAGAAGTCTAAGCCTCATCCAGAGGCTGAACATAGCCATTGACATTGCTTTGGCACTGGAGTATCTTCATAACCTTGGGCCAACGCCAATTGTTCACTGTGATCTTAAGCCCAGTAATG CTTTGGATAATGACTTGACTGCTCGTGTGGGTGACTTTGGATTAGCAAGGTTTCTCGTGCAAACACATGGTGAATCATCTCAGAGTTCAAGCAGCACGGTGGGAATCAAGGGAACCATTGGTTACGTCCCTCCAG AGTATGGCATCGGCAACCAAGCATCTACAGCTGGGGACGTGTACAGCTATGGAATTCTTCTGCTCGAAATATTTATAGGAAAGAGGCCTACCGATGACAAATTTAAAGATGGCCTAAACCTTCATAAATATGTTCAAATGGCCTTTCCAGAACAAGTTATGGACATCATAGACCCCAGATTGTTCTCAGCAGAGGAACATGAGGAGTGTATAGTTTCAGTAATCAAATATGGCCTCCTGTGCTCAAAGGAATCACCAGAGGAGCGATTGGAGATGACAGAGGTTGCCAAGGAAATGGTGGCAATAAGGGATAAGTTTCTCAAAGGACTGAATCCATGA
- the LOC105040370 gene encoding LOW QUALITY PROTEIN: receptor kinase-like protein Xa21 (The sequence of the model RefSeq protein was modified relative to this genomic sequence to represent the inferred CDS: inserted 1 base in 1 codon), producing MEANAPSMVIIFVPLLLCVLILETFHLPTATAVSTQQRRNNATDRSTLLAFRSLISDDPLGFLASWNDSLHFCQWRGVICGSHHPERVTALKLDSLGLVGLLSPFLANLTFLQRISLSNNRFRGHIPEEFGRLRRLRYLNLTLNSLDGGIPSALGRCSQLIVVSLRDNALQGEIPSTLTLLSRLQIIDLGSNMLRGEIPLNLSRCQELKAINFTSNILKGGIHAELGNLPRLTLLQLGFNNFTGDIPPSLGNLPLLAELDLSQNSLTGVIPPSLGNLSNLVFLAVYDNYLSGAIPPSLGSLPLLNDVDLSYNNLTGAIPPSLGNLSNLVFLGLYNNYLSGVIPPSLGSLPLLNTLDLSYNNITGAIPPSLGNLSFVEALSLESNDLHGVIPPSLGNLSNLVYLDVYHNNLSGVIPSSLGNLSFLNVLSLGTNNLHGGIPSSLGKLSSLIKLDCSENKLSAEIPASLGQLSFLIYLNLGLNKLSGSIPSSLYNLSAIIKFAVQLNQLSGTLPSDIGNALPNLQTFYVAKNQLTGPIPASLANASALQDIELDVNSFTGTIPPSLGKLQSLYRLYLWGNQLEAKNIIGWSFMMALTNCTNLQHLDVGDNMLGGRMPNSIANLSTRLEYLALDNNQISGVIPDGIGKFINLNFLDMGTNLLQGSLRAEIGKLWRLQYLNLGENMISGEIPSTLGNLTKMITLYLQQNDLARSIPSVFGNFQNLELLNLSSNKLTGAIPKEVMGLSSLSIFLDLSHNLLNGSIPSEVGDLKNIERLDLSHNKLSGQLPGAIGECQILESLHMEFNLLEGEIPSSFSNLKGIQELDLAHNFLSGRIPIYLEGFIYLQSLNLSFNNFEGDVPKEGIFSNLSAISVGGNDGLCGGIPELHLPPCSIETHGKRHKSFALKAIIISVAGVVFCLTILLCFFVTRKWIPKSRMKSLSILRLRDMHVQVSYDELSRATNGFSAANLIGAGSFGSVYKGIIMDHGNERIVAVKVLNLQRYGASRSFMAECRALRNIRHRNLVKIFTSCSSIDHHGNDFKALVFEFMPNGSLEEWLHPKAREDHQSRSLSLIQRLNIAIDVASALEYLHHLGSTPIVHCDLKPSNVLLDNDLTAHVGDXGLARFLVQTHGESFQSSSSTVGIKGTVGYVPPEYGMGNQASTAGDVYSYGILLLEIFTGKKPTDDKFKDGLNLHKYVQMAFSEQVMDIIDHRLFSTEEHKECIASVIKYGLLCSKESPEERLEMTEVAKEMVALRDKFLKGLNP from the exons ATGGAGGCGAATGCTCCAAGCATGGTCATCATCTTCGTCCCTTTGTTGCTGTGTGTGTTGATCCTGGAGACCTTTCATCTTCCTACCGCCACTGCTGTGTCCACCCAGCAGCGTCGAAACAATGCAACCGACCGGTCCACGCTCCTCGCCTTCAGGTCCCTGATTTCTGATGATCCACTGGGGTTTCTTGCCTCATGGAATGACTCCCTCCATTTTTGCCAGTGGCGAGGTGTTATATGCGGTAGCCATCACCCAGAAAGGGTCACGGCCCTGAAACTCGACTCTCTTGGGCTGGTTGGTCTCCTATCACCTTTCCTTGCCAACCTTACCTTCCTCCAGAGAATCAGCCTTTCAAACAACCGGTTCAGGGGACACATCCCGGAAGAGTTTGGTCGCTTGCGCCGGCTCCGATATCTCAATCTGACCCTCAACTCCCTCGATGGAGGGATTCCATCCGCTCTAGGCCGGTGCTCCCAGCTCATAGTCGTTAGTTTGAGGGACAACGCGCTGCAAGGTGAGATTCCATCAACTCTTACCCTTCTTTCCCGCCTTCAAATTATCGATTTAGGGAGCAACATGCTTCGAGGGGAAATCCCTCTCAATCTCAGCCGCTGTCAAGAACTCAAAGCCATTAACTTTACGAGCAACATTCTCAAAGGTGGAATCCATGCGGAGCTCGGCAACCTTCCGAGGCTAACTCTGCTACAATTGGGCTTCAACAATTTTACAGGGGACATCCCGCCTTCTTTGGGAAACCTTCCCCTCCTGGCCGAGCTTGATCTCTCTCAAAACAGCCTTACTGGAGTCATCCCACCTTCACTCGGCAATCTATCCAACCTGGTTTTTCTTGCTGTGTATGATAACTATCTATCTGGAGCCATACCGCCTTCTTTGGGGAGCCTCCCCTTGCTGAATGACGTTGATCTCTCGTATAACAACCTCACGGGAGCCATCCCACCTTCACTCGGCAACCTATCGAACCTGGTTTTTCTTGGTCTGTATAATAACTATCTATCCGGAGTCATACCGCCTTCTTTGGGGAGCCTCCCCTTGCTGAATACCCTTGATCTCTCGTATAACAACATTACGGGAGCCATCCCACCTTCTCTTGGAAACCTCTCCTTTGTGGAAGCTCTTAGTCTTGAGAGTAATGACCTCCATGGAGTCATCCCACCTTCACTCGGCAACCTCTCCAACCTGGTCTATCTTGATGTGTATCATAACAATCTATCCGGAGTCATACCCTCTTCTCTTGGGAACCTCTCCTTTCTGAATGTTCTTAGTCTCGGAACAAATAATCTCCACGGAGGTATCCCATCTTCGTTGGGGAAACTGTCCTCTCTCATTAAATTGGACTGCTCCGAGAACAAACTTTCGGCCGAGATTCCAGCTTCATTGGGACAACTCTCCTTTCTTATATATCTTAATCTTGGGCTCAACAAGTTGTCAGGTTCCATACCTTCCTCCCTCTACAATCTCTCGGCCATCATCAAATTCGCCGTCCAACTGAATCAGCTATCCGGCACTCTTCCATCAGACATTGGCAATGCTCTTCCCAACCTTCAAACTTTTTACGTGGCCAAAAATCAGCTCACTGGACCAATTCCTGCGTCTCTGGCCAATGCCTCTGCACTCCAAGACATCGAACTTGATGTTAATAGCTTCACGGGCACGATCCCTCCGAGCCTAGGAAAATTGCAGAGCCTTTATAGGCTTTATCTCTGGGGTAATCAACTAGAAGCGAAGAATATCATTGGCTGGAGTTTCATGATGGCATTAACCAACTGCACCAATTTGCAACATTTAGATGTAGGAGACAATATGCTTGGAGGCAGGATGCCCAATTCAATTGCCAATCTTTCCACGAGGCTGGAGTATTTGGCGCTCGATAATAACCAGATTTCGGGAGTAATACCTGATGGGATTGGGAAGTTCATCAACCTAAATTTCCTTGATATGGGTACCAACCTTCTCCAAGGCAGTCTTCGTGCAGAAATTGGGAAGCTCTGGAGATTACAATACTTGAATTTGGGAGAAAACATGATTTCCGGTGAAATTCCGTCCACACTTGGTAACCTCACCAAAATGATCACATTGTATCTCCAACAAAATGACTTGGCAAGGAGCATTCCGTCAGTCTTTGGCAACTTCCAAAATCTAGAGTTGTTGAACCTCTCATCCAACAAGCTCACTGGTGCCATACCAAAAGAAGTTATGGGCCTTTCTTCACTCTCCATCTTCCTAGACTTGTCCCATAAtctgttgaatgggtccataccCTCAGAAGTTGGTGATTTGAAAAATATTGAAAGGCTTGATCTCTCTCACAACAAACTATCTGGCCAGCTACCTGGCGCCATTGGTGAATGCCAGATCTTGGAAAGTCTCCATATGGAATTCAACTTGCTTGAAGGAGAAATTCCTTCCTCTTTTAGCAACTTAAAAGGGATTCAGGAGCTAGATCTGGCGCACAACTTTTTATCTGGTCGTATACCGATATACCTTGAAGGATTTATTTACCTACAGTCTTTGAATCTGTCTTTCAACAATTTCGAGGGTGACGTGCCAAAAGAAGGGATATTCAGCAATCTGAGTGCGATTTCAGTCGGTGGAAATGATGGACTTTGTGGTGGAATTCCTGAACTACACTTGCCACCCTGCTCTATTGAAACCCATGGGAAAAGGCATAAATCTTTTGCACTCAAGGCAATAATTATTTCAGTAGCTGGTGTGGTTTTCTGTTTGACTATACTACTATGCTTCTTTGTTACTCGTAAATGGATACCAAAGTCTAGAATGAAATCGCTGTCTATACTTCGGTTGAGAGACATGCATGTGCAAGTGTCTTATGATGAGCTTTCCAGAGCTACTAATGGATTCTCTGCAGCTAATTTGATAGGCGCAGGAAGTTTCGGTTCGGTCTATAAAGGAATAATTATGGATCATGGTAATGAACGGATCGTTGCTGTGAAGGTGCTTAACCTCCAACGGTATGGAGCTTCCAGGAGTTTTATGGCTGAATGCAGAGCCTTGAGAAACATCCGACATCGAAACCTCGTCAAGATCTTCACTTCGTGCTCCAGTATAGATCACCATGGTAATGATTTTAAAGCTTTAGTTTTCGAGTTCATGCCTAATGGGAGTCTAGAAGAGTGGTTGCATCCGAAAGCACGTGAGGATCATCAATCTAGAAGTCTAAGCCTCATCCAGAGGCTGAACATAGCCATCGACGTTGCTTCTGCATTGGAGTATCTTCATCACCTCGGGTCAACTCCAATTGTTCATTGTGATCTCAAGCCCAGCAATGTTCTTCTGGATAATGACTTGACTGCTCATGTGGGTG TTGGATTAGCAAGGTTTCTCGTACAAACACATGGTGAATCATTTCAGAGTTCAAGCAGTACAGTGGGAATCAAGGGAACCGTTGGTTATGTCCCTCCAG AGTATGGCATGGGCAACCAAGCATCTACAGCTGGGGACGTGTACAGCTATGGAATTCTTCTGCTAGAAATTTTTACCGGAAAGAAGCCGACCGATGACAAGTTTAAAGATGGCCTAAACCTTCATAAATATGTTCAAATGGCCTTCTCAGAACAAGTTATGGACATCATAGACCACAGGTTGTTCTCAACAGAGGAGCATAAGGAGTGTATAGCTTCAGTAATCAAATATGGCCTCCTCTGCTCAAAGGAATCACCAGAAGAGCGATTGGAGATGACAGAGGTTGCCAAGGAAATGGTGGCACTAAGGGATAAGTTTCTCAAGGGACTAAATCCATGA